A region of Candidatus Binatia bacterium DNA encodes the following proteins:
- a CDS encoding AIR synthase family protein, whose amino-acid sequence MRLLPGKLPVALLQRLLRFRGAPDRRVVLGPAFGEDAAVIDLGSQYLILKSDPVTFTAEEIGWYAVHVNANDVAVMGARPAWFQASIIVPSGTTPRVVKQIFQDIDRSARDLGIAVTGGHTEVSTAVNQPIVAGDMQGIVAHDGLVTPAGARAGDALIMTKLAGIEGTSIIARTFARDARKVLGAAGQREAARFHHRPGISIVPEAQLAARTGATAMHDPTEGGVAAALFELATASHKHLIVDLDRIPVHTYTAQLCAHFGLRPLGLIGSGALLLTISQHDAGPLLRGLRRRKIPATVIGTVARGTGVAARQGGKRVRFEWSQRDELTRLARGKRET is encoded by the coding sequence ATGCGTTTACTTCCTGGCAAGCTGCCAGTCGCCCTCCTGCAACGGCTTCTTCGCTTCCGCGGCGCCCCGGACCGCCGCGTCGTGCTGGGACCGGCGTTTGGTGAAGATGCCGCGGTCATCGATCTTGGTTCCCAATACCTGATCCTGAAAAGTGACCCCGTGACGTTTACCGCCGAGGAGATCGGCTGGTACGCGGTGCACGTGAACGCCAACGATGTCGCCGTCATGGGAGCGCGACCGGCATGGTTTCAGGCCAGCATCATCGTTCCGTCCGGCACCACGCCACGGGTCGTCAAGCAGATTTTCCAAGATATTGACCGCAGCGCCCGCGACTTGGGCATCGCGGTGACCGGCGGGCACACGGAAGTGTCTACGGCGGTAAACCAGCCGATCGTTGCCGGCGACATGCAAGGCATCGTTGCACACGACGGGTTGGTAACGCCTGCGGGCGCGCGCGCCGGCGATGCCCTGATCATGACCAAGCTTGCCGGGATCGAAGGCACCTCGATCATCGCGCGGACGTTCGCGCGTGACGCACGCAAGGTCCTCGGGGCCGCGGGCCAGCGGGAAGCTGCCCGTTTCCACCACCGACCCGGGATTTCGATCGTCCCGGAGGCCCAGCTGGCTGCGCGCACCGGTGCCACGGCAATGCATGACCCCACCGAAGGCGGCGTTGCCGCCGCCCTCTTTGAACTCGCCACGGCCTCCCACAAGCACTTGATCGTCGACCTCGATCGCATCCCCGTACACACCTATACCGCCCAGCTATGTGCGCACTTTGGACTTCGTCCACTCGGACTGATAGGTTCCGGCGCCTTATTGCTGACCATATCGCAGCATGATGCGGGCCCGCTCCTGCGCGGGCTGAGGCGCCGGAAGATTCCCGCAACGGTGATCGGCACCGTCGCACGCGGCACCGGCGTCGCGGCGCGGCAAGGAGGGAAACGCGTCCGCTTCGAATGGTCGCAACGGGATGAGCTGACGCGGCTGGCGAGAGGAAAGCGTGAGACGTAA
- a CDS encoding LLM class flavin-dependent oxidoreductase has translation MKKPAVSLAAMPGRRQATLEVAQEIERQGFSGIYCASFGDGVGLCEALALCTKEIEFGTAIANIYTRHPFDYAQTAAFIHELSRGRFRFGIGVSHDVMNAHFGVKAGKPLADMRRFVDQLRQGAQRWGDLPPIILATLRKKMVALSGEIAQGAVWANAARSHMRTSLSVLPDTVRASFFVGDMIPTCIADDRAAAAAVMRKTLTMYVMLPNYQNYWIEAGYEEEMRAIQRALAAGEHDKIPALMSDAWLSDVTLYGSVAQVRDGLEAWYDAGVKTPMLVPSSTRGGQMQALQELFAAFK, from the coding sequence ATGAAGAAACCTGCAGTGAGTTTGGCGGCCATGCCCGGCCGGCGCCAGGCAACCTTGGAAGTGGCGCAGGAAATCGAGCGCCAGGGCTTCTCTGGGATCTATTGCGCCAGCTTCGGCGATGGGGTGGGCTTGTGTGAAGCCCTGGCCTTGTGTACCAAGGAGATCGAGTTCGGCACCGCCATCGCCAACATCTATACCCGGCACCCGTTCGACTACGCCCAGACCGCCGCATTCATTCACGAACTCAGCCGCGGCCGCTTCCGCTTCGGCATCGGCGTCAGCCACGACGTCATGAACGCGCACTTCGGTGTCAAAGCCGGGAAACCGCTGGCGGACATGCGCCGCTTCGTCGACCAGTTGCGCCAGGGTGCGCAGCGCTGGGGCGATCTACCGCCGATCATTCTCGCCACCTTGCGCAAGAAGATGGTGGCGTTGTCCGGCGAAATTGCGCAGGGCGCGGTGTGGGCCAACGCCGCCCGCTCGCATATGCGAACGTCGCTCTCGGTCCTCCCTGACACAGTGCGCGCCAGCTTCTTTGTCGGCGACATGATTCCCACCTGCATCGCCGACGACCGCGCCGCCGCGGCCGCAGTGATGCGCAAGACGCTCACCATGTATGTGATGCTGCCGAACTACCAGAACTACTGGATCGAAGCGGGGTATGAAGAGGAGATGCGCGCCATCCAGCGCGCCCTGGCAGCTGGCGAACACGACAAGATCCCCGCCCTCATGAGCGACGCCTGGCTTTCGGATGTCACGCTCTACGGCTCCGTGGCACAGGTACGCGACGGCCTCGAGGCCTGGTACGATGCGGGGGTCAAGACACCGATGCTCGTACCCTCCTCGACCCGTGGCGGCCAGATGCAGGCGTTGCAGGAACTCTTCGCCGCGTTCAAGTGA
- a CDS encoding glycosyltransferase family 9 protein — MTADRILIVLLGAIGDVTLALPLLNRLRRGYPKARIVWAVEPAAAPLLQHHPALNEVLLFDRPGGVSAFLHFLRQVRAERAELTLDLQRHLKSGIVSRASGAPVRLGFHRRNAREGNWLFNTDAVDPMPHLSPKLQQFLRFADWLGIEDAPVSFGLGLSDAEEKRVDELLSGVPSAFVVGFVGASWESKLWFAGPTASVADALAARGVGVVLIGGKADAEFAAAVTSKVRSPVHNLAGRTTLRDLIGIFRRARAAFGPDTGPMHIAAAVGTRVVSLWGATSPARSAPWGSEDRVILGTAPCSPCYRRRCPIGRLCMESIAAEAVVAKLIE, encoded by the coding sequence GTGACCGCCGACCGCATTCTGATCGTGCTGCTGGGAGCGATTGGCGACGTGACGCTGGCGTTGCCCTTGCTCAACCGCCTGCGGCGCGGGTACCCGAAAGCCCGCATCGTCTGGGCGGTCGAGCCGGCTGCCGCGCCGCTCTTGCAGCATCACCCGGCGCTGAACGAGGTTCTGCTGTTCGATCGGCCTGGCGGGGTGTCCGCGTTTTTACATTTCCTGCGGCAGGTCCGTGCCGAGCGTGCCGAGTTGACGCTCGATCTGCAGCGCCACCTGAAGAGCGGCATCGTCAGCCGCGCCTCAGGGGCACCGGTGCGGTTGGGGTTCCATCGGCGGAACGCGCGTGAAGGAAACTGGCTGTTCAATACCGACGCCGTGGATCCCATGCCGCACTTGAGCCCGAAGTTGCAGCAGTTCCTGCGCTTTGCCGACTGGCTGGGCATTGAGGATGCTCCGGTCTCGTTTGGGCTCGGGCTGAGCGACGCGGAGGAGAAGCGGGTGGACGAACTGCTCTCCGGTGTGCCGTCAGCGTTCGTCGTCGGCTTTGTGGGTGCGAGCTGGGAAAGCAAGCTGTGGTTCGCGGGGCCTACCGCATCCGTTGCCGATGCTTTGGCGGCCCGAGGTGTTGGGGTGGTGCTCATTGGCGGGAAGGCTGACGCGGAATTTGCTGCGGCGGTAACCAGTAAGGTGCGCTCGCCGGTGCACAATCTGGCCGGCCGCACGACGCTGCGCGATCTGATCGGCATCTTCCGCCGAGCCCGCGCGGCATTCGGGCCCGATACCGGACCCATGCACATCGCGGCGGCGGTCGGTACTCGTGTCGTGTCGCTGTGGGGGGCCACCAGCCCGGCGCGTTCCGCGCCTTGGGGGAGTGAGGATCGCGTCATCCTCGGGACAGCGCCGTGCAGCCCCTGCTATCGGCGTCGCTGCCCCATCGGGCGCTTGTGCATGGAGTCGATCGCAGCCGAGGCGGTGGTTGCCAAATTGATTGAGTAA
- a CDS encoding lipopolysaccharide kinase InaA family protein, protein MFIPDGFEHVREERTSILVRSDAREWLVPLLMAGDRGWAGYAMRALPGGRGGAVVVRVDEHEVVLRTCRRGGLPARVLHDTYFGWTPRPFRELCLLETLRRGGVPVVEVVGARVRWLVPGCYKGWIATRYVRDACTLWEWVCGGDGQWQRPAVWRLVGKAIRRLHDAGSRHPDLNLRNILLCPGTEAPTVLLVDFDRPLWSGVHGPDADLVRLRRSARKLDPQGSRVTAADLEDLLAGYGEASP, encoded by the coding sequence GTGTTCATCCCGGACGGTTTTGAGCACGTGAGAGAGGAGCGCACTTCGATTCTGGTGCGTTCGGATGCCCGCGAATGGCTCGTGCCGCTCTTGATGGCAGGGGACCGCGGCTGGGCAGGATATGCCATGCGCGCCCTGCCGGGCGGACGGGGCGGCGCGGTCGTGGTGCGGGTCGACGAGCATGAGGTGGTGCTGCGGACCTGCCGGCGTGGCGGCCTGCCGGCCCGCGTACTGCACGACACGTACTTTGGCTGGACGCCGCGCCCGTTCCGGGAACTGTGCTTGCTCGAGACCCTGCGGCGGGGCGGCGTGCCGGTGGTTGAGGTCGTGGGGGCGCGTGTGCGCTGGTTGGTGCCGGGCTGCTACAAGGGGTGGATCGCAACACGATATGTTCGTGACGCATGCACGCTCTGGGAGTGGGTGTGCGGTGGGGATGGCCAGTGGCAGCGACCGGCCGTGTGGCGTCTGGTGGGGAAGGCGATTCGCCGGCTGCACGACGCCGGGAGCAGACACCCCGATCTCAATCTGCGCAACATTCTCCTCTGCCCGGGGACTGAAGCTCCCACGGTGTTGTTGGTCGACTTCGACCGGCCACTATGGTCTGGAGTTCACGGGCCGGATGCGGATCTGGTGCGGCTGCGGCGCTCGGCACGGAAACTGGACCCGCAGGGGAGCCGAGTTACAGCGGCGGACCTGGAAGATTTGCTGGCGGGATACGGCGAGGCCAGCCCGTGA